The Bacteroidota bacterium genome includes a region encoding these proteins:
- a CDS encoding IS110 family transposase has product MKTKKAFKIIHPYAAGIDIASKEHFVAVNPELEDEPIQSFGAHTEDLYALSKWLKKCKVDTVAMEATGIYWVSLFLILEEAGFDVVLVNARHVKNVHGKKTDVKDAEWIRQLHSCGLLSSSFQPDNYTRTLRSYVRHRKNLTDMAATHKNRMHKALELMNIKVQHVITDITGKSGQEIIRGIINGERNPELLAKYCDGRIKKSKKPEIIKSLLGVWKDEHIFELRQSFDLYYIYQKMINECSVKIDALLKQKLAENIQSVQVQPQLQEPQMSDPKDVLKSILGVDITACYGLTEKNSVEILSEIGFNVHKWPTAKHFTSWLNLAPNNKITGGKVIKTRRDKKRNYAGQLFKIAANSIQRSDHWLAHFYRRIKARSGAGKANVATARKLAVIFYNMLKHKMEFNPLPNAEYIKRQNQQQLKRMNKQAVRLGMILVPIPTS; this is encoded by the coding sequence ATGAAAACAAAAAAGGCATTCAAAATTATTCATCCTTATGCTGCAGGGATAGATATTGCCAGTAAAGAACATTTTGTTGCAGTGAATCCTGAATTAGAAGACGAGCCAATTCAATCGTTTGGGGCACATACAGAGGATCTCTACGCTCTTTCAAAATGGCTTAAGAAATGCAAAGTCGATACTGTGGCGATGGAGGCTACCGGTATTTATTGGGTGAGTTTATTTCTCATATTAGAAGAAGCCGGATTTGATGTGGTACTTGTTAATGCCCGGCATGTAAAAAATGTTCATGGAAAAAAAACTGACGTAAAGGATGCTGAATGGATTCGACAATTACATAGTTGCGGATTATTAAGTTCCAGTTTTCAACCGGATAATTATACCCGTACATTAAGGTCATATGTAAGGCATAGGAAAAATTTAACCGACATGGCGGCCACCCATAAAAACAGAATGCATAAGGCATTGGAATTAATGAACATTAAAGTGCAACATGTCATCACTGATATCACAGGTAAATCAGGGCAGGAAATTATTAGAGGAATCATTAATGGAGAAAGAAATCCGGAATTACTTGCCAAATATTGTGATGGAAGAATTAAAAAAAGCAAGAAGCCCGAGATTATAAAATCACTGCTAGGAGTTTGGAAAGACGAACATATTTTTGAACTCCGTCAGAGTTTTGATTTATATTATATATATCAAAAAATGATCAACGAATGTAGTGTTAAAATTGATGCTCTATTAAAACAAAAATTAGCCGAAAATATTCAGAGTGTACAAGTCCAACCTCAATTACAAGAACCCCAAATGAGTGATCCAAAAGATGTATTGAAAAGTATTTTGGGTGTTGATATTACAGCATGTTATGGATTAACCGAAAAGAATTCTGTTGAGATACTAAGCGAAATCGGGTTTAACGTACACAAGTGGCCCACTGCCAAACATTTTACATCGTGGCTAAATTTAGCACCGAATAATAAAATAACGGGTGGTAAGGTAATAAAAACACGCAGGGACAAAAAGCGAAATTACGCCGGTCAGTTATTTAAAATAGCAGCAAATTCAATACAAAGAAGTGATCATTGGCTTGCTCATTTCTACCGCCGCATCAAAGCTCGTTCAGGAGCGGGGAAGGCGAATGTAGCCACCGCAAGAAAATTAGCAGTCATTTTTTACAATATGCTTAAACATAAAATGGAGTTTAATCCACTCCCCAATGCTGAATATATCAAACGGCAAAATCAACAGCAGCTGAAGAGGATGAACAAACAAGCAGTAAGATTAGGAATGATACTGGTACCTATCCCAACATCCTAA
- a CDS encoding MBL fold metallo-hydrolase: MIITILGSGTSGGVPMIGCHCEVCSSGDSRDKRLRTSILLQINNKNFVFDAGPDFRQQMLREKVDTLEAIIFTHPHRDHTAGLDDVRAYNHFQQKAMDIYVTAETENSLRKEYHYVFNDVWYPGLPKINFCPITNTPFNISEITFIPIEVMHYKMKVFGYRIEDFTYITDANFISNEEKSKIFGCKVLILNALRKEKHISHFNLEEALQLIEELKPEKAYLTHLSHQMGKHAEVTKELPENVFIAYDGLQIEL; this comes from the coding sequence TTGATCATAACTATTTTAGGTTCAGGCACTTCCGGTGGCGTCCCCATGATTGGTTGCCATTGTGAGGTGTGCTCCAGCGGCGATTCCCGCGATAAAAGATTAAGAACTTCCATTTTACTTCAGATCAATAATAAAAACTTTGTTTTTGATGCAGGCCCCGATTTTCGACAGCAAATGTTGCGCGAAAAGGTCGATACTCTGGAGGCTATCATTTTTACACACCCTCATCGCGATCATACTGCCGGACTGGATGATGTGAGAGCTTACAACCATTTTCAGCAGAAGGCAATGGATATATACGTTACAGCCGAAACTGAAAATTCCCTGCGAAAAGAATATCACTATGTTTTTAATGATGTGTGGTATCCCGGATTGCCAAAGATCAACTTTTGCCCAATTACAAATACTCCATTTAATATCTCGGAAATAACCTTCATTCCCATTGAAGTAATGCACTATAAAATGAAGGTTTTCGGTTATAGAATTGAGGATTTTACCTATATAACTGATGCAAATTTTATTTCAAACGAAGAGAAAAGTAAAATTTTTGGATGTAAAGTACTGATATTAAATGCATTGCGAAAAGAAAAACACATTTCACATTTTAATCTGGAAGAAGCCCTGCAATTGATAGAAGAATTGAAACCTGAAAAGGCTTATCTCACTCATCTTTCCCACCAAATGGGAAAACATGCTGAGGTTACTAAAGAACTGCCCGAAAATGTATTTATTGCCTATGATGGCCTGCAGATCGAGTTATAA
- a CDS encoding PorT family protein — translation MQIITSKVSSYYWDKKISNAHNMRINILITILMISFSVRAQINAGEKDDNTFHVFEGGISAGFNFSQVDGDNYAGFNKLGINVGPIVHVNFSPNWNVSMEVLFSQKGSRTKPDPNNYNTYYLAMNYVEVPIMANYNDKNRLIFQAGAAYGRLFSVKEEINGILNNNTEAIYTDEISYIVGGTFLLGENKHWGINARYQGSITAVGDSPNPTVVGLVNRLLTLRGVYYF, via the coding sequence TTGCAAATTATAACGTCAAAAGTAAGCAGCTATTATTGGGATAAAAAGATAAGTAATGCACATAATATGAGGATAAATATATTAATCACGATTTTAATGATCTCTTTTTCTGTTCGCGCTCAGATAAATGCGGGGGAAAAAGACGACAACACATTTCACGTTTTTGAAGGTGGAATCTCTGCGGGATTTAATTTTTCGCAGGTGGATGGTGACAATTATGCTGGATTTAATAAACTGGGTATCAATGTTGGGCCAATTGTTCATGTCAATTTTTCACCGAACTGGAATGTAAGTATGGAAGTTCTTTTTTCTCAAAAAGGAAGCAGAACCAAACCTGATCCAAATAATTACAATACGTATTATCTGGCAATGAATTATGTTGAAGTTCCGATAATGGCAAATTACAACGACAAGAACCGACTTATTTTTCAAGCCGGTGCAGCTTATGGAAGATTATTTTCTGTAAAGGAGGAAATAAATGGAATATTAAATAATAATACCGAAGCAATTTACACGGATGAAATAAGTTATATTGTAGGAGGAACATTTTTATTGGGAGAGAATAAACATTGGGGAATTAATGCGAGATATCAGGGTTCAATTACAGCTGTTGGTGATTCTCCAAATCCGACAGTGGTGGGATTGGTTAACAGGTTGTTGACTTTGAGAGGGGTTTATTATTTTTAG
- a CDS encoding T9SS type A sorting domain-containing protein: MKLLKYLLIPSLAFFGINTMQLSAQSNCDFPNTGLTPFLDLQTGYYLGYQAGLYPGGSNELTGPHLKSGKTIANGIKPLDGDGNINFGDGVVLVAGFGPSVPGHIYNKFVEHVRTPSDKYDLNPCLDALNLCVGGKDIGYATIDSTSDSYWESLVQKVYDVGYTPEQVQIGWMYFNSKGLTVPPIFPDKALETKALDIIFINKAKEHFPNLKIMYISSRHFGGYADTTIVEYYSLAEPTSYQNSWTVKWLVEEQINNTNPMLQYKGANPKAPYIMWGPNFWCDGDAKRDYDDKKYICELSYSASDGYHLSDQQDSKDALDILDVMYYGNVGKQFTKNSAVWENCIPWLDTLAGGLREKPEVATINNLTISPNPGYDEFYIGLPNENYPAEITILNELGQIVDKFYHEENFSTSVLIDMSGKPNGIYFAKVMMNNKISTLRFIKQG, translated from the coding sequence ATGAAACTACTGAAGTACTTATTAATTCCAAGCCTTGCTTTTTTCGGAATAAATACCATGCAACTTTCTGCTCAAAGCAATTGCGATTTTCCGAATACAGGCTTAACCCCTTTTCTCGACCTCCAAACTGGATATTATTTGGGTTACCAGGCCGGATTATATCCGGGTGGATCCAATGAACTTACAGGACCCCATTTGAAAAGTGGAAAAACTATCGCAAATGGAATAAAACCATTAGATGGTGATGGCAATATAAACTTTGGAGATGGAGTAGTTCTGGTTGCAGGATTCGGCCCATCAGTTCCCGGCCATATTTACAACAAATTTGTTGAGCATGTTCGCACACCTTCAGATAAATACGACCTCAATCCCTGTCTTGATGCTTTGAACCTTTGTGTAGGTGGAAAAGATATCGGTTATGCAACAATCGATTCCACTTCCGACAGTTATTGGGAAAGTTTAGTTCAAAAAGTTTATGACGTTGGTTATACTCCTGAACAAGTTCAAATTGGATGGATGTATTTTAATTCGAAAGGTTTGACCGTTCCACCCATCTTTCCTGACAAAGCTTTAGAAACCAAAGCACTGGATATTATTTTCATAAATAAAGCAAAGGAACATTTTCCCAACTTGAAAATTATGTATATAAGTTCACGCCACTTTGGAGGTTATGCCGATACAACCATTGTGGAGTATTATTCACTTGCTGAACCAACCTCCTATCAAAATAGCTGGACAGTAAAATGGCTCGTGGAAGAGCAGATCAATAACACTAATCCAATGCTGCAATATAAAGGAGCTAATCCCAAAGCACCATATATAATGTGGGGTCCGAATTTTTGGTGCGATGGTGATGCAAAACGCGATTACGATGATAAAAAATACATCTGCGAATTATCATACTCCGCTTCAGATGGTTATCACCTGAGCGATCAACAGGATTCAAAAGATGCATTGGATATTCTTGATGTTATGTATTATGGTAATGTAGGTAAACAATTTACTAAAAATAGTGCAGTTTGGGAAAATTGTATTCCCTGGTTGGATACACTGGCTGGTGGTTTGAGAGAAAAACCTGAGGTAGCAACAATAAATAATCTCACCATTTCACCTAATCCCGGATATGATGAATTTTATATCGGACTGCCCAATGAAAATTACCCTGCAGAAATTACAATTCTGAACGAATTAGGACAAATTGTAGATAAATTTTATCACGAGGAAAATTTTTCAACTTCAGTATTAATTGATATGAGTGGAAAACCAAATGGAATTTATTTTGCGAAAGTGATGATGAATAATAAAATATCAACCTTGCGATTTATTAAGCAGGGATAA
- the ruvB gene encoding Holliday junction branch migration DNA helicase RuvB, producing the protein MQNPNLDPTEDNLSNSEKELEKVLRPQGFFEFQGQDKLVDNLKVFITAAKQRGDALDHVLLHGPPGLGKTTLSYIVANELGVNMKITSGPVLEKPGDLAGLLTSLEARDVLFIDEIHRLSTVIEEYLYQAMEDFKIDIMIESGPNARSIQINLNPFTLVGATTRSGMLSSPLRSRFGITSRIEYYKTDVLQQIVERSSDILNTKITSDGAYEIARRSRGTPRIANNLLRRIRDFAQVKGKGIIDMEIAKFGLNALNVDEHGLDEMDNRILTDIIDKFGGGPVGLTTIATAVGEEPGTIEEVYEPFLIQEGYLKRTPRGREATEKAYKHLNKIPPSANYKLFE; encoded by the coding sequence GTGCAAAATCCTAATTTAGATCCTACTGAAGATAACCTGTCAAACTCCGAAAAAGAGCTGGAGAAAGTGCTTCGTCCACAAGGATTTTTTGAATTTCAGGGACAGGATAAGTTAGTGGATAACCTAAAAGTATTTATAACTGCAGCCAAACAAAGAGGGGATGCACTTGATCATGTTTTATTGCACGGCCCTCCTGGATTAGGAAAAACTACTCTTTCATACATCGTTGCCAATGAATTAGGGGTTAATATGAAGATCACCTCAGGACCGGTATTGGAAAAACCGGGTGATCTGGCCGGACTTTTAACAAGTCTTGAAGCAAGGGATGTATTATTTATAGATGAAATTCACCGTTTAAGCACCGTAATAGAAGAATATCTTTATCAGGCTATGGAGGATTTTAAGATCGATATCATGATTGAATCCGGTCCTAATGCAAGATCTATCCAAATCAACCTTAATCCATTCACACTCGTTGGTGCAACTACACGTTCCGGAATGTTAAGTTCTCCATTGCGTTCACGTTTTGGTATCACATCACGTATCGAATATTACAAAACAGATGTCCTCCAACAGATAGTGGAAAGGTCATCCGATATTCTCAATACCAAAATTACCTCCGACGGAGCCTATGAAATTGCCCGCAGAAGTCGCGGTACACCGCGGATCGCAAATAATTTATTGCGAAGGATAAGAGATTTTGCTCAGGTAAAAGGCAAAGGCATCATTGATATGGAAATTGCGAAATTCGGGTTGAATGCGTTGAACGTAGATGAACACGGGCTTGATGAAATGGATAACAGAATCCTTACCGATATAATAGATAAATTTGGAGGAGGTCCAGTAGGATTAACAACCATCGCCACAGCTGTAGGGGAAGAACCAGGAACCATAGAGGAGGTGTACGAACCATTTTTGATACAGGAAGGCTACCTAAAACGCACCCCCAGAGGGAGAGAAGCTACCGAAAAAGCCTACAAACATCTCAATAAAATTCCTCCCTCAGCAAATTATAAATTATTCGAATAA
- a CDS encoding amino acid permease: MNEKPQLKRALGLSTAILLVISSMIGSGVFKKIAPMSATLMDNNLILLAWILAGIVSMFGVFSYSGLATLTEEGGGQFEYFRIIYGKFFAFLFGWTCFFVIQSASISSIAFVFSESVNNLFNFKDPTEGLKDVKLFNYIFPFQNSGVKIFAIFTIIVLTVINYFGVKKGGLLNDIFSYTKIAGIVFLIVIGFLLGGDAGAIDAATNPMIKPEDFNLISAMFTAMLMAFWAYDGWINLAYMGGEVKDPKKNIPIAIIGGTAAVMIIYVVVNYVYMRVMPINNFIEINNAGNQIAAAEVAKEILPGIGFTIISILIMICTFGATNASLMSSPRIYHRMASQQLFFKSFGKVHPKFHTPHISLFFQMIWCSILVISGTFDQLTDMLIFASFIFYGAGALGLIIMKRKGKITAKVFGYPYVPAIFVLFCICLTINTVITAPEVSLTGLSFFLIGIPVYYFLKKQYAKTEA, encoded by the coding sequence ATGAATGAAAAACCACAACTCAAAAGGGCATTGGGCTTATCCACTGCCATACTTTTAGTTATTAGTTCCATGATCGGTTCAGGGGTATTCAAAAAAATAGCCCCGATGAGTGCAACATTGATGGATAATAATTTGATCTTATTGGCATGGATACTTGCAGGTATAGTATCCATGTTTGGCGTATTCAGTTATTCGGGTTTGGCAACCCTAACTGAGGAGGGTGGTGGTCAATTTGAATATTTCAGGATCATTTATGGAAAGTTTTTTGCGTTTTTATTCGGATGGACCTGTTTTTTTGTAATTCAGTCGGCATCTATATCCTCCATAGCATTTGTATTTTCAGAATCAGTTAATAATTTATTTAATTTCAAGGATCCAACGGAAGGATTAAAGGATGTAAAACTTTTTAATTATATATTCCCATTTCAAAATTCCGGAGTTAAAATATTCGCAATATTCACCATCATCGTATTAACTGTAATAAATTATTTTGGTGTAAAAAAAGGAGGATTGTTAAATGATATTTTTTCTTACACTAAAATTGCCGGAATTGTATTTTTAATTGTAATTGGTTTTTTATTGGGGGGAGATGCGGGTGCAATTGATGCAGCAACAAATCCCATGATCAAACCTGAAGATTTTAATCTTATTTCAGCAATGTTCACAGCAATGCTTATGGCTTTTTGGGCGTACGACGGGTGGATAAATCTTGCCTATATGGGAGGAGAAGTAAAAGATCCCAAAAAGAATATTCCCATTGCCATTATAGGTGGAACAGCAGCTGTAATGATAATATATGTAGTGGTAAATTATGTATATATGCGCGTAATGCCTATAAATAATTTTATTGAAATTAATAATGCCGGCAATCAGATCGCTGCTGCCGAAGTTGCAAAAGAAATTCTGCCTGGTATCGGATTTACAATAATTTCTATTCTCATTATGATCTGTACCTTCGGGGCTACAAATGCAAGTTTAATGAGTTCGCCTCGAATTTATCATCGCATGGCATCTCAGCAATTATTTTTTAAAAGTTTTGGGAAGGTGCATCCTAAATTTCATACTCCGCATATATCACTCTTTTTTCAAATGATATGGTGCAGCATTTTAGTTATTTCCGGCACCTTCGACCAGCTTACCGATATGCTTATTTTTGCATCCTTTATTTTTTATGGTGCCGGTGCTTTAGGATTGATTATAATGAAGAGAAAAGGTAAGATCACAGCAAAAGTTTTTGGTTATCCTTATGTGCCTGCAATTTTTGTTTTGTTCTGTATTTGTCTTACCATCAATACAGTAATAACAGCTCCTGAGGTAAGTTTAACTGGATTAAGTTTCTTCTTAATTGGTATTCCGGTTTATTATTTTTTGAAAAAACAATATGCAAAAACAGAAGCTTAA
- the icd gene encoding isocitrate dehydrogenase (NADP(+)): MAGQKITIQNGKLTVPDNPIIPFIEGDGTGPDIWKASVKVFDAAVEKAYGGKRKIEWMEVLAGEKAFNQTQNWLPDATLDAFREYLVGIKGPLTTPVGGGMRSLNVALRQILDLYVCLRPVRYFTGVPSPVKHPELVSMVIFRENTEDIYTGIDWQANGDLASKFLVWLKENAPKEFEKIRFGDKQKSEEWQKQLESVGAPQRDVDAMVGIGIKPVSFLGSERLIYSAIDYAIKFKQKTVTIVHKGNIMKYTEGAFRDWGYQVAKEMFGAVPLDGGPWHIIPEGKPGAGIIIKDAIADITLQQVLTRPEDFDVIATLNLNGDYLSDALAAQVGGIGIAPGANINYITGHAIFEATHGTAPKYADQDKVNPGSVILSGCMMLEYMGWQEANDLILKGMEQAISNKRVTYDFHRLMDGATLLKCSEFGEEIIKNM, from the coding sequence ATGGCGGGTCAAAAAATAACAATTCAGAATGGAAAATTAACTGTACCGGATAATCCGATAATACCATTTATAGAGGGAGATGGAACAGGTCCTGATATCTGGAAGGCATCTGTTAAGGTTTTTGATGCTGCTGTTGAAAAAGCCTATGGCGGAAAACGCAAAATAGAATGGATGGAGGTGCTTGCAGGAGAAAAAGCCTTCAATCAGACCCAAAATTGGCTTCCGGATGCAACACTTGATGCTTTCAGAGAATATTTAGTTGGGATCAAAGGTCCGCTTACCACACCGGTTGGTGGCGGAATGCGTTCACTAAACGTTGCTTTACGCCAGATCCTTGATCTATATGTGTGTTTGCGCCCTGTAAGATATTTTACGGGTGTTCCTTCCCCGGTAAAACATCCCGAGTTAGTGAGTATGGTGATTTTCAGAGAAAATACCGAAGATATTTATACGGGAATCGACTGGCAGGCAAACGGTGATCTTGCATCCAAATTTTTAGTTTGGCTCAAGGAAAATGCTCCCAAAGAATTTGAGAAAATTCGTTTTGGTGATAAACAAAAATCTGAGGAATGGCAAAAACAATTGGAAAGTGTGGGTGCACCTCAAAGAGATGTTGATGCAATGGTGGGTATTGGAATTAAACCTGTTAGTTTTTTAGGAAGTGAACGTTTAATTTATTCCGCTATTGATTATGCAATAAAATTCAAACAAAAAACAGTTACCATAGTACATAAAGGTAATATCATGAAATATACCGAAGGTGCATTTCGCGATTGGGGTTATCAGGTAGCTAAAGAAATGTTTGGAGCAGTTCCATTGGATGGCGGACCATGGCATATTATTCCGGAAGGCAAACCGGGTGCGGGAATTATTATTAAAGATGCAATTGCAGATATTACATTACAACAAGTGCTTACAAGACCGGAAGATTTTGATGTGATCGCAACATTAAATTTAAATGGTGACTATTTAAGTGATGCTCTTGCAGCCCAGGTTGGAGGAATTGGAATTGCTCCCGGTGCAAATATTAATTATATAACCGGACATGCAATTTTTGAAGCTACACATGGCACTGCTCCAAAATATGCCGATCAGGATAAAGTAAATCCGGGATCAGTTATTTTAAGTGGATGCATGATGCTCGAATATATGGGTTGGCAGGAAGCAAATGATCTTATTTTAAAAGGAATGGAACAGGCAATTTCCAACAAACGTGTAACCTACGATTTTCATCGTTTGATGGATGGTGCAACGTTGTTGAAATGCAGTGAGTTTGGGGAGGAGATCATTAAAAATATGTAG
- a CDS encoding amino acid permease translates to MSIQPKLKQFDLTMIVVSLVIGVGIFRTPALVAEKSGNELIFFAVWIFGGIISICGALTFAEIGARLPAAGGYYKIFSYAYHPAFAFMLNWSQVIINAGSSAGVAIIGAEYITPVLFPEAADPGLIIKIIAVSIITLLFAINYAGIKMGARTQNVLSVLKIVMILVFCFAIFGKHAEETTISKSIGEINYIQAFGISLISIFFTYGGYQQTVNFGADVENAKRNIPRAIFTGIGIVIFLYLLLNFAYVKVLGFEQMQNSPLIAKDLAQAFLGPVGGTIISVVLFTSVLGFLNTSVMSNPRVYYAMAEDKILPPIFKKVNTKTQVQEFGLTFFISVMIASVFLLGSFENIVNYVLFIDSISLASAAAAIFILRRKSEKDYSDFKMKLYPIVPLLFIVTLLFVTYNTILDDSTTALYGFLIFIGGLPLYYLMRKVIIK, encoded by the coding sequence ATGTCCATCCAGCCCAAACTAAAACAATTCGACCTTACAATGATAGTGGTGAGTTTGGTAATTGGGGTTGGGATATTCAGGACTCCGGCTTTGGTTGCAGAGAAATCGGGGAATGAATTAATATTTTTTGCGGTATGGATATTTGGTGGAATTATTTCTATTTGTGGTGCATTAACTTTTGCGGAGATCGGTGCGCGCTTGCCTGCTGCGGGTGGATATTATAAAATATTTTCGTATGCTTATCATCCTGCATTTGCATTTATGCTCAACTGGAGTCAGGTTATAATTAATGCGGGAAGTAGTGCGGGCGTTGCAATAATTGGCGCGGAATATATAACACCTGTATTATTTCCGGAAGCAGCTGATCCCGGTTTGATCATTAAAATAATTGCCGTTAGTATCATCACTTTACTTTTTGCGATAAATTATGCCGGAATTAAAATGGGTGCAAGAACTCAAAATGTGTTGAGTGTATTGAAGATAGTTATGATACTTGTATTTTGTTTCGCAATTTTTGGAAAACATGCTGAAGAAACTACCATATCAAAATCCATTGGTGAAATAAATTATATTCAGGCATTTGGAATTAGTTTAATTTCCATATTTTTTACTTATGGCGGATATCAACAAACAGTAAATTTTGGAGCAGATGTAGAAAATGCAAAACGCAATATTCCCAGAGCTATATTTACTGGAATAGGCATCGTAATATTTTTATATCTCCTGCTCAATTTTGCCTATGTTAAAGTATTGGGATTTGAACAAATGCAAAACTCTCCTTTGATCGCAAAAGACCTGGCACAGGCTTTTCTTGGCCCTGTTGGAGGAACAATAATTTCTGTAGTATTATTTACTTCCGTTTTGGGATTTTTAAATACTTCCGTTATGAGTAATCCTAGAGTATATTATGCTATGGCGGAGGATAAAATTCTTCCTCCCATATTCAAAAAGGTAAATACAAAAACGCAAGTTCAAGAATTTGGGTTGACATTTTTTATAAGTGTTATGATAGCCTCTGTATTTTTATTGGGAAGTTTTGAGAATATTGTAAATTATGTTTTATTTATCGACAGTATAAGTCTTGCGAGTGCTGCAGCTGCAATTTTTATTTTACGCAGGAAGTCAGAAAAAGATTACAGCGATTTTAAGATGAAATTATATCCCATCGTTCCATTACTTTTTATTGTAACATTGTTATTTGTAACCTACAATACCATACTTGATGATAGCACAACTGCACTTTATGGTTTTCTGATATTTATTGGGGGCTTGCCTTTGTATTATCTGATGAGAAAGGTAATAATAAAATAA
- a CDS encoding glycosyltransferase — protein MKIVLLGTAWPYRGGLASFNERLIKQFSIEGHETQIITFTLQYPSILFPGKTQYSDSPPPPEIKITRKVNSINPFNWRKVGNQIKDIAPDILIIKYWMPFMAPCFGTIAGIVKKNKKTKVVCIADNIIPHEQKFYDRSFTRYFIKNVDAFVVMSDSVLRDLAQFNRSKLRAKNPHPLFDNFGEKVSKEIACSKLGLDVSKNYILFFGFIRAYKGLDLLLKAFADLRIKELKIQLIIAGEFYEDEKPYEQLIKELQLTDSVHSFPKFISDEEVKNYFCAADLVVQPYKNATQSGVTQIAYHFEVPMLVTNVGGLSELVPDQQVGYVVDVDVNKIADAIVDFYTLNRKHDFISNILEEKKRFGWDRMVKTIVDVSK, from the coding sequence ATGAAAATTGTTCTGCTTGGAACTGCCTGGCCTTATCGCGGTGGTTTGGCATCATTTAATGAACGATTAATAAAACAATTTTCTATTGAAGGTCATGAAACACAGATCATCACTTTCACATTGCAATATCCTTCCATATTATTTCCCGGTAAAACTCAATACTCCGATTCTCCACCACCACCAGAAATTAAAATTACCCGTAAAGTAAATTCTATAAACCCTTTTAACTGGAGAAAAGTGGGGAATCAAATTAAAGATATTGCCCCGGATATTCTTATTATTAAATATTGGATGCCCTTTATGGCACCATGTTTTGGAACTATAGCAGGAATAGTTAAAAAAAATAAAAAAACGAAAGTAGTTTGTATTGCCGATAATATTATTCCACATGAACAAAAGTTTTACGACCGTTCTTTTACGAGATATTTTATTAAAAATGTAGATGCCTTTGTTGTGATGAGCGATAGTGTTCTGAGAGACCTTGCTCAATTTAACAGAAGTAAATTAAGGGCCAAAAACCCTCATCCGCTTTTTGATAATTTTGGTGAAAAAGTCTCCAAAGAAATCGCTTGTTCAAAATTGGGTCTCGATGTTTCTAAAAATTATATCTTGTTTTTTGGATTTATACGCGCTTATAAAGGGCTTGACCTATTATTAAAAGCATTTGCCGATTTGCGTATAAAGGAACTCAAAATCCAATTGATCATTGCAGGTGAATTTTATGAGGATGAAAAACCCTACGAACAATTAATAAAAGAACTTCAATTAACAGATAGTGTTCATTCGTTTCCCAAATTTATATCGGACGAAGAAGTAAAAAATTATTTTTGTGCAGCTGATCTCGTTGTTCAGCCTTATAAAAACGCAACACAAAGCGGAGTTACACAAATTGCCTATCACTTTGAAGTGCCGATGCTTGTTACCAATGTTGGGGGATTAAGTGAATTAGTACCCGATCAACAGGTGGGATATGTTGTAGATGTTGATGTAAACAAAATTGCCGATGCCATTGTGGATTTTTATACCTTAAATAGAAAGCATGATTTTATTTCCAATATATTAGAAGAAAAGAAAAGATTTGGTTGGGATAGAATGGTAAAAACCATTGTTGATGTATCGAAGTAA